The following proteins come from a genomic window of Triticum aestivum cultivar Chinese Spring chromosome 6A, IWGSC CS RefSeq v2.1, whole genome shotgun sequence:
- the LOC123131351 gene encoding uncharacterized protein isoform X1 produces MKDADPEKKYPHRAHLFIHTHKPKTCKNKLINAHVEELKDIMGKNPELADNSDGKIAWKGDALNRVLGDDKPGHVHGLGLVPYPKKLFDVSTSRIFQNTHFTSVEDTPNEDMLAFRVELEKLQQDKKNQDAKIMELQEQMRRMERQPNQEISDPMATIGLEPSVDGHNSNRKRVLAPPVDRLRLVKTRPSNLQNKRSGSNGADLEISNNNSVSDKNKQTMVHNGGSARQLEQCSAAPKNVVQNHETSDHNFSAWQGEINSAAQKNAVQNKENLLEDVSARQGEKTSASNKLTVVQPKKTTKGANASSKSPQSASLSWLGANELPVGTKVFLKSLKKHNRDVALATIVSCDPKFKLDGAEIGNEFWAVHVDMALEKIENLVRSRKIAILSVMLKKQRLHGLQPLFRR; encoded by the exons ATG AAAGATGCAGATCCTGAAAAGAAGTATCCTCATAGGGCTCACTTGTTCATCCATACGCACAAGCcgaaaacttgcaagaacaaactAATTAATGCTCATGTG GAAGAGTTGAAGGATATTATGGGAAAAAACCCTGAATTAGCAGATAACAGTGATGGCAAGATTGCATGGAAAGGAGATGCGTTAAACAGAGTATTAGGAGATGACAAGCCTGGTCATGTACATGGTTTGGGACTAGTTCCATACCCGAAAAAACTTTTTGATGTTTCTACTTCACGTATATTCCAGAATACACATTTTACTTCGGTGGAGGACACACCAAATGAAGATATGCTAGCATTTAGAGTTGAACTGGAAAAGTTACAGCAAGATAAGAAAAATCAAGATGCTAAAATTATGGAACTACAGGAGCAGATGAGAAGAATGGAAAGACAACCAAATCAG GAAATTTCAGATCCAATGGCTACCATTGGGCTAGAACCTTCGGTTGATGGACATAACTCAAACAGAAAA AGGGTGCTTGCTCCTCCCGTTGATAGACTCCGACTTGTTAAAACACGACCAAGTAATTTACAGAACAAGCGAAGTGGTTCAAATGGTGCAGATTTGGAAATATCAAACAACAATTCTGTTTCAGATAAG AACAAACAAACTATGGTTCATAATGGTGGCAGTGCACGACAACTAGAACAATGTTCTGCTGCACCCAAG AATGTTGTCCAGAACCATGAAACTTCTGATCATAATTTTAGTGCATGGCAAGGGGAGATAAATTCTGCTGCGCAAAAG AACGCTGTCCAAAACAAAGAAAATTTACTTGAGGATGTCAGTGCGCGTCAGGGGGAAAAAACTTCTGCTTCAAATAAGCTG ACTGTTGTCCAGCCCAAAAAAACAACAAAAGGTGCTAATGCAAGCAGTAAGAGTCCTCAAAGTGCTTCCCTGAGTTGGTTGGGTGCCAATGAACTACCT GTAGGAACTAAAGTATTCTTGAAGAGCCTGAAAAAACATAATAGGGACGTAGCTCTTGCTACAATTGTAAGTTGTGATCCTAAATTTAAACTTGATGGTGCTGAAATTGGAAACGAATTCTGGGCGGTGCATGTCGATATGGCACTTGAGAAAATTGAAAATTTGGTACGGAGTCGAAAAATTGCAATACTCTCAGTAATGCTGAAAAAACAAAGATTGCATGGCCTTCAACCTTT ATTCAGAAGATAA
- the LOC123131351 gene encoding uncharacterized protein isoform X2, producing the protein MKDADPEKKYPHRAHLFIHTHKPKTCKNKLINAHVEELKDIMGKNPELADNSDGKIAWKGDALNRVLGDDKPGHVHGLGLVPYPKKLFDVSTSRIFQNTHFTSVEDTPNEDMLAFRVELEKLQQDKKNQDAKIMELQEQMRRMERQPNQEISDPMATIGLEPSVDGHNSNRKRVLAPPVDRLRLVKTRPSNLQNKRSGSNGADLEISNNNSVSDKNKQTMVHNGGSARQLEQCSAAPKNVVQNHETSDHNFSAWQGEINSAAQKNAVQNKENLLEDVSARQGEKTSASNKLPKKTTKGANASSKSPQSASLSWLGANELPVGTKVFLKSLKKHNRDVALATIVSCDPKFKLDGAEIGNEFWAVHVDMALEKIENLVRSRKIAILSVMLKKQRLHGLQPLFRR; encoded by the exons ATG AAAGATGCAGATCCTGAAAAGAAGTATCCTCATAGGGCTCACTTGTTCATCCATACGCACAAGCcgaaaacttgcaagaacaaactAATTAATGCTCATGTG GAAGAGTTGAAGGATATTATGGGAAAAAACCCTGAATTAGCAGATAACAGTGATGGCAAGATTGCATGGAAAGGAGATGCGTTAAACAGAGTATTAGGAGATGACAAGCCTGGTCATGTACATGGTTTGGGACTAGTTCCATACCCGAAAAAACTTTTTGATGTTTCTACTTCACGTATATTCCAGAATACACATTTTACTTCGGTGGAGGACACACCAAATGAAGATATGCTAGCATTTAGAGTTGAACTGGAAAAGTTACAGCAAGATAAGAAAAATCAAGATGCTAAAATTATGGAACTACAGGAGCAGATGAGAAGAATGGAAAGACAACCAAATCAG GAAATTTCAGATCCAATGGCTACCATTGGGCTAGAACCTTCGGTTGATGGACATAACTCAAACAGAAAA AGGGTGCTTGCTCCTCCCGTTGATAGACTCCGACTTGTTAAAACACGACCAAGTAATTTACAGAACAAGCGAAGTGGTTCAAATGGTGCAGATTTGGAAATATCAAACAACAATTCTGTTTCAGATAAG AACAAACAAACTATGGTTCATAATGGTGGCAGTGCACGACAACTAGAACAATGTTCTGCTGCACCCAAG AATGTTGTCCAGAACCATGAAACTTCTGATCATAATTTTAGTGCATGGCAAGGGGAGATAAATTCTGCTGCGCAAAAG AACGCTGTCCAAAACAAAGAAAATTTACTTGAGGATGTCAGTGCGCGTCAGGGGGAAAAAACTTCTGCTTCAAATAAGCTG CCCAAAAAAACAACAAAAGGTGCTAATGCAAGCAGTAAGAGTCCTCAAAGTGCTTCCCTGAGTTGGTTGGGTGCCAATGAACTACCT GTAGGAACTAAAGTATTCTTGAAGAGCCTGAAAAAACATAATAGGGACGTAGCTCTTGCTACAATTGTAAGTTGTGATCCTAAATTTAAACTTGATGGTGCTGAAATTGGAAACGAATTCTGGGCGGTGCATGTCGATATGGCACTTGAGAAAATTGAAAATTTGGTACGGAGTCGAAAAATTGCAATACTCTCAGTAATGCTGAAAAAACAAAGATTGCATGGCCTTCAACCTTT ATTCAGAAGATAA